A single window of Pseudophryne corroboree isolate aPseCor3 chromosome 5, aPseCor3.hap2, whole genome shotgun sequence DNA harbors:
- the TCF24 gene encoding transcription factor 24, producing the protein MVEKVQCPLVSSLVHGREETPGTSEQDSHLSLEKGKLEGARAGGSNGMGGRPAAANAARERSRVQTLRHAFLELQRTLPSVPPDTKLSKLDVLILATTYIAHLTRSLQEEDEKSQEHQSTTQRNSSNLSPELLGTLQSGDGYLHPVKKWPMRSRLYIGATGQFLHKSSGSENQNLDQNAQRSES; encoded by the exons ATGGTGGAGAAAGTCCAGTGCCCTCTGGTGTCCAGTCTTGTGCATGGCAGGGAAGAAACTCCTGGGACCTCTGAACAAGACTCTCATCTTTCCCTGGAAAAAGGGAAACTTGAGGGAGCAAGGGCTGGAGGAAGTAATGGCATGGGAGGGCGCCCAGCTGCTGCCAATGCTGCCCGTGAAAGAAGCAGAGTTCAAACCTTACGCCATGCTTTCCTAGAGCTACAGAGGACTTTACCTTCTGTACCTCCAGATACAAAACTCTCCAAGCTGGATGTTCTCATACTGGCCACAACCTACATTGCCCATCTTACCCGCAGTCTCCAGGAAGAAGATGAGAAGAGCCAGGAACACCAGTCCACCACGCAGAGGAACTCATCCAATCTTAGTCCAGAGCTTCTGGGGACTCTACAAAGTGGGGACGGATACTTACATCCAGTCAAG AAATGGCCAATGAGATCCAGACTTTACATAGGAGCCACAGGACAATTTCTCCACAAGTCATCTGGATCTGAGAACCAGAACCTAGACCAGAATGCCCAACGATCAGAAAGCTAG